In Paraflavitalea devenefica, the following are encoded in one genomic region:
- a CDS encoding YcxB family protein, translating into MTIQFGYDKKEVVQALRYHFLMRPEIKILLVFVNVFTIVSAIMLYLKYIQALSFLVFSILWFILMLIIWRILPSSIYRRSATFKDHFIMHFQEDMVVLETERGAKGWPWSAFSHFIESHYFFHLYFDPRSFFLVPKEAFKDITELQEVRELLRTKMGKK; encoded by the coding sequence ATGACCATTCAATTCGGCTATGATAAAAAAGAGGTGGTGCAGGCTTTGCGGTATCATTTCCTGATGCGTCCTGAGATCAAGATCTTACTGGTTTTCGTGAATGTATTTACCATTGTATCGGCCATAATGCTGTACCTGAAATACATCCAGGCATTATCCTTCCTCGTATTCTCTATACTCTGGTTCATCCTCATGCTCATCATCTGGCGCATCCTGCCATCCAGCATATACCGGCGTTCTGCTACCTTCAAGGATCATTTCATTATGCATTTCCAGGAAGATATGGTCGTACTGGAAACAGAGCGCGGCGCCAAAGGCTGGCCCTGGTCGGCTTTCAGTCACTTCATAGAAAGTCATTACTTCTTTCACCTGTACTTTGATCCCCGTTCCTTCTTCCTGGTGCCCAAAGAAGCCTTTAAAGACATCACGGAGCTACAGGAAGTGCGTGAGTTACTGCGCACCAAAATGGGGAAGAAGTGA
- the gldB gene encoding gliding motility lipoprotein GldB: MKRTGFIALLLCTLLACRDKDTPDVSDIKVDLTTHRFDQDFFAVDTSRLMASLQQLAQKYPWFITDYSQGILGLPPFADTSTQAPQLVKQFLRDYQPIKKAVDETFASTRAAEAEIKKGLQFVKYYFPAYKTPPHLVFYIGPLDAYYETPTGLYGDAINPERWLGVGLQLHLGKDFSLYQSEMGRQLFPAYISRRFTPETIPVNCIKNIIDDIYPEKLAGKTLVEQMVEKGKRLYVLDKLMPETPDTLKIGYTDRQLKGCYANEGKIWNFFLVNSLLMNNDPSLIKGYMGEAPNTPELGEGSPGYIGLFTGWQIVKKYMEKNPDLKLPALLQKPAMDIYQQSKYKPK, encoded by the coding sequence ATGAAAAGAACAGGATTTATTGCTTTGCTGTTGTGTACCTTGCTGGCCTGCCGCGATAAAGATACGCCCGATGTATCGGACATTAAAGTAGACCTTACCACACACCGTTTTGACCAGGACTTTTTTGCTGTCGATACCAGTCGACTGATGGCCTCCTTGCAACAACTGGCGCAAAAGTATCCCTGGTTCATAACAGATTATTCCCAGGGCATATTGGGTCTTCCCCCTTTTGCTGATACCAGTACCCAGGCGCCCCAACTGGTAAAGCAATTTTTACGGGACTATCAGCCCATTAAAAAAGCAGTAGATGAAACTTTTGCTTCTACCCGTGCTGCAGAAGCGGAGATTAAGAAGGGATTACAATTTGTGAAGTATTATTTCCCGGCATATAAAACACCGCCACACCTCGTTTTTTACATTGGCCCCCTGGATGCTTATTATGAAACCCCCACAGGCCTGTACGGAGATGCCATTAATCCCGAAAGGTGGCTGGGCGTAGGTTTGCAGCTTCACCTGGGCAAAGATTTCAGCCTGTACCAAAGTGAAATGGGGCGCCAGTTGTTTCCTGCTTATATTTCCCGGCGCTTTACACCGGAAACTATCCCGGTTAACTGCATCAAGAATATCATTGATGATATTTACCCGGAAAAGCTCGCCGGCAAAACATTGGTAGAACAGATGGTAGAGAAAGGAAAGCGCCTGTATGTGCTGGATAAACTGATGCCTGAAACGCCCGACACGTTGAAGATAGGCTATACCGACCGCCAGTTGAAAGGCTGCTATGCTAATGAAGGCAAGATCTGGAATTTCTTCCTGGTCAATAGCCTGTTGATGAATAATGATCCATCCCTTATAAAAGGCTATATGGGAGAAGCGCCCAACACACCAGAACTGGGTGAGGGCTCACCCGGTTATATTGGTCTTTTTACAGGCTGGCAGATCGTGAAGAAGTATATGGAAAAGAATCCCGACCTGAAGCTGCCGGCACTTTTACAAAAGCCTGCCATGGATATTTACCAGCAGAGTAAGTATAAGCCGAAATAG
- a CDS encoding NAD+ synthase has product MKIALAQQNYHIGNFEDNTWKIIGAIQYAKSRGADLVVFSELSICGYAPRDFLEFNDFINECYRALDIIKEHTDDIGVIVGSPQRNPEIAGKDLFNAAWLLYEKKVHGVAQKTLLPNYDVFDEYRYFEPAYQHAVIPFKGKKIALMICEDMWNLGDNPLYRMAPMDELVKQQPDLIINISASPFDYDHDVDRIEIIRANVLKYKLPLFFCNAVGSQTEIVFDGGSLVMNAQGKVVKEMKYFEEDFAIVDEPEYSSQQSAARSPEPEPATHHSPLTTHDFDKEMRVSKVSDPEQIIDYLTAEKNIREIHQALILGIRDYFRKMGFSKAILGSSGGIDSAVTLALACEALGKENVRAILMPSQYSTGHSVSDAEQLSKTLGNPYDILPIKDVYDAFLTTLKPVFKDLPFSLAEENIQSRTRGNLLMAIANKFGYILLNTSNKSELATGYGTLYGDMAGGLSVLGDVYKMQVYALARYINRNGMVIPESIIYKAPSAELRPDQKDSDSLPEYHLLDKVLYQYIERRQGPKEIIAKGIDEALVSRILKMVNTNEYKRNQFCPIIRVSCKAFGVGRRVPIVGKYLS; this is encoded by the coding sequence ATGAAGATTGCATTAGCTCAGCAGAACTATCATATCGGCAATTTTGAAGATAATACATGGAAAATAATCGGCGCTATTCAATATGCCAAATCGCGTGGAGCAGACCTGGTGGTATTTTCCGAATTAAGTATATGCGGCTATGCCCCCCGCGACTTCCTCGAATTCAATGATTTTATTAATGAGTGCTATCGTGCTCTTGATATCATCAAGGAGCATACCGATGATATTGGCGTCATTGTAGGCAGCCCGCAACGCAACCCGGAAATAGCCGGCAAAGACCTCTTCAATGCAGCCTGGTTGCTGTATGAGAAAAAAGTACATGGCGTGGCGCAAAAGACCCTCCTGCCCAACTATGATGTATTTGATGAGTACCGCTACTTTGAACCAGCCTATCAGCATGCCGTCATTCCTTTTAAAGGGAAAAAGATCGCATTAATGATCTGTGAGGACATGTGGAACCTGGGCGATAATCCCTTATACCGGATGGCGCCTATGGATGAACTGGTGAAGCAACAGCCAGACCTGATCATCAATATATCTGCTTCTCCATTCGACTACGATCACGATGTAGACCGTATTGAGATCATCCGCGCCAATGTATTAAAATATAAGTTGCCCCTCTTCTTTTGCAATGCCGTGGGCTCACAAACCGAAATTGTATTTGATGGCGGCAGCCTCGTGATGAATGCGCAGGGCAAAGTGGTGAAGGAAATGAAATACTTTGAAGAAGACTTTGCAATAGTGGACGAACCGGAATATAGCAGTCAGCAGTCAGCAGCCAGAAGTCCGGAGCCAGAACCCGCCACTCACCACTCACCACTCACAACGCATGACTTCGATAAAGAGATGAGGGTGTCAAAGGTGAGCGATCCTGAACAGATCATTGACTACCTCACAGCAGAGAAAAATATCCGGGAAATACACCAGGCGCTCATACTGGGTATCCGTGATTACTTTCGCAAAATGGGGTTCAGCAAAGCCATACTGGGTTCATCGGGTGGTATTGACAGCGCTGTTACCCTTGCCCTGGCCTGTGAGGCATTGGGAAAAGAAAACGTGCGCGCCATCCTCATGCCTTCACAATACTCTACCGGGCATTCTGTAAGCGATGCGGAGCAGTTAAGTAAAACACTGGGCAATCCGTATGACATCCTGCCCATTAAGGACGTCTATGATGCTTTTTTGACTACGCTCAAGCCTGTATTTAAGGACTTGCCCTTCAGCCTGGCGGAAGAGAACATCCAAAGCCGTACGCGGGGCAACCTGCTCATGGCCATTGCCAATAAATTCGGCTACATTTTACTCAATACCTCTAATAAAAGTGAACTGGCTACCGGTTACGGTACTTTATATGGTGATATGGCGGGCGGCCTAAGTGTATTGGGTGATGTATACAAAATGCAGGTATATGCACTGGCGCGGTATATAAACCGCAATGGCATGGTCATCCCAGAAAGCATCATCTACAAAGCGCCTTCTGCTGAATTGCGCCCTGATCAGAAAGACAGTGATAGCCTCCCCGAATACCATTTACTGGATAAAGTATTATACCAGTACATTGAAAGAAGACAGGGGCCGAAGGAGATCATTGCCAAAGGCATTGATGAAGCCCTGGTGAGCAGGATATTGAAAATGGTAAATACCAATGAATACAAGCGTAACCAGTTCTGTCCCATCATACGTGTAAGCTGCAAGGCCTTTGGCGTGGGCAGGCGGGTGCCAATCGTGGGCAAATACCTCTCCTGA
- a CDS encoding lipocalin family protein codes for MKNNFVRSLLALLCITGMLTGCKKEKESDYDKKVKLITSKTWKITFRGSDANGDGTLDPNDLDENILWGIDCMFDDIYTFKTNGEYTYVTYNNENTNCGVGSYTSHWELNANGQDFVLNTLEEGKLVTLNDTTLQFYVLQEDGSKHFYIFKR; via the coding sequence ATGAAAAACAACTTCGTCCGTTCCCTGTTGGCTTTGCTGTGTATTACCGGTATGCTCACCGGATGCAAAAAAGAGAAAGAAAGCGACTATGATAAGAAGGTAAAATTAATCACCTCAAAGACCTGGAAAATCACCTTCAGGGGATCTGATGCAAACGGAGATGGCACGTTGGACCCCAACGATCTTGATGAGAATATCCTTTGGGGTATAGATTGCATGTTCGATGATATTTATACTTTTAAAACCAACGGGGAGTATACATATGTTACCTATAACAACGAGAACACCAATTGCGGTGTAGGGTCCTATACCAGCCACTGGGAACTAAATGCCAATGGCCAGGATTTTGTTTTGAATACATTGGAAGAAGGCAAACTGGTAACGTTGAATGATACCACCCTGCAGTTTTATGTTCTCCAGGAGGATGGCTCTAAACACTTTTATATTTTCAAGCGCTAA
- a CDS encoding lipocalin-like domain-containing protein encodes MKKTSIRLLLMFAVSAILLGACKKDKDAEPVAVTKENLAGKYKATEIKGKAAGVDYDVYNEVFEACERDDIYTLNADFTAKYEDAGTKCDANGSSSYDTEWELDGNNIVIRGNSMDYIGVVKSFDGTTLVIEGSADFMGMSTSFRAVLKKQ; translated from the coding sequence ATGAAAAAGACCTCTATCCGCCTCCTGCTTATGTTTGCTGTGTCAGCCATTTTATTAGGCGCCTGTAAGAAAGATAAGGACGCTGAGCCGGTGGCCGTTACCAAAGAAAACCTGGCCGGCAAGTACAAAGCAACTGAGATTAAAGGAAAAGCAGCCGGCGTAGACTATGATGTATACAATGAAGTTTTTGAGGCCTGCGAAAGGGATGATATTTATACTTTGAATGCAGACTTCACAGCTAAATATGAAGATGCCGGCACCAAATGTGATGCCAATGGCAGCAGCAGCTACGACACAGAGTGGGAGCTTGATGGAAATAATATCGTGATAAGAGGAAATAGTATGGATTATATAGGAGTCGTTAAGTCCTTTGATGGAACAACACTTGTTATTGAAGGTTCTGCCGACTTTATGGGTATGAGCACATCTTTCCGGGCTGTTCTTAAGAAACAATAA
- a CDS encoding AAA family ATPase, whose product MVATADDIRQLNDQIQYHGAFIDRLRDETARVIIGQHHMLDRLLIGLLSNGHVLLEGVPGLAKTLAIKSLAQAVHAKFSRIQFTPDLLPADLIGTMIYNQPKNEFVVRKGPIFANFILADEINRAPAKVQSALLEAMQERQVTIGDTTHKLDEPFLVLATQNPLEQEGTYPLPEAQQDRFIMKVIVDYPTKDEEQIIIRQNVQGLKPPEVGQVVSMQEVLKARDLTRQVYLDEKVENYILDIVFATRFPERYKLDKLKPLIAYGGSPRASINLALAAKAHAFLNKRGFVIPEDVRSISKDVLRHRLGLTYEAEAENVNVEAVIDDVLRVIPVP is encoded by the coding sequence ATGGTGGCTACTGCCGACGATATTCGTCAACTTAACGATCAAATTCAATACCACGGCGCTTTCATTGACCGCCTGCGGGATGAAACAGCCCGGGTGATCATTGGACAGCATCATATGCTCGACAGGCTGCTGATAGGCCTTTTAAGCAATGGTCACGTACTGCTGGAGGGTGTGCCCGGACTGGCTAAAACATTGGCCATTAAATCATTGGCGCAGGCTGTGCACGCAAAGTTCAGCCGTATCCAGTTTACCCCCGATCTGCTCCCTGCCGACCTTATCGGTACCATGATCTATAACCAGCCCAAGAATGAATTTGTGGTGCGGAAAGGCCCCATTTTTGCCAATTTTATCCTGGCGGATGAGATCAACCGGGCCCCGGCAAAAGTACAAAGTGCCCTGCTCGAAGCCATGCAGGAACGCCAGGTAACGATTGGCGACACTACTCATAAGCTGGACGAACCCTTCCTCGTATTGGCCACCCAGAACCCGCTGGAACAGGAAGGAACATATCCCCTGCCGGAAGCCCAGCAGGACCGGTTTATCATGAAAGTAATTGTGGACTATCCTACCAAAGATGAAGAACAGATCATCATACGGCAGAATGTGCAGGGACTAAAACCGCCCGAAGTAGGACAGGTCGTTTCCATGCAGGAAGTGCTGAAGGCGCGCGACCTCACCAGGCAGGTTTATCTCGATGAAAAAGTGGAGAACTACATCCTCGATATCGTTTTTGCCACCCGCTTCCCAGAGCGTTATAAACTGGATAAACTGAAACCTTTGATCGCCTATGGCGGATCGCCCCGGGCAAGCATTAACCTGGCGCTGGCCGCCAAGGCGCATGCCTTCCTGAATAAACGGGGGTTTGTCATACCGGAAGACGTACGCAGCATTTCCAAAGACGTACTGCGGCACCGACTCGGATTGACTTATGAGGCAGAAGCTGAAAACGTAAATGTAGAAGCCGTTATTGATGATGTACTGCGTGTAATACCTGTTCCATGA
- a CDS encoding DUF58 domain-containing protein produces the protein MTLTTAEILKKVRELEIKSKKLTRHIFTGEYHSAFKGRGMLFKEVRDYQAGDDIRFIDWNVSARFNHPYSKVFEEERELTVMLMVDVSASSLFGTTHARKKDMVTEMAAVLAFSAISNNDKVGLIFFSDGVEKFIPAKKGRDHVLYMVRTLLTMEPGRKGTKIGEALRRLNNSTRQRCIAFLLSDFLDPDFNDDLKVAGKKHDLVGIKVYDKMDMQLPDAGLLELQDAETGERQWIDTSDFTVRQQYQEVFFRHTNYCKYVFTHAGSDLLHIRTDEDYVKVLQKFFIGRNK, from the coding sequence ATGACATTGACAACAGCAGAAATATTAAAGAAAGTCCGGGAGCTGGAAATTAAAAGCAAAAAGCTCACCCGCCACATTTTTACGGGTGAATACCACAGTGCTTTTAAGGGAAGGGGTATGCTGTTCAAAGAAGTGAGGGATTACCAGGCCGGGGATGATATCCGGTTTATTGACTGGAATGTTTCTGCCCGGTTCAACCATCCTTACAGCAAGGTATTTGAAGAAGAGCGGGAACTGACGGTTATGCTGATGGTAGACGTAAGCGCCAGTTCATTGTTTGGTACTACCCATGCCCGTAAAAAGGATATGGTAACGGAAATGGCGGCTGTACTGGCTTTCTCGGCCATCAGTAATAATGATAAGGTGGGACTTATATTTTTCAGCGACGGGGTGGAGAAATTTATTCCTGCCAAGAAGGGACGCGATCACGTCTTGTACATGGTGCGCACACTGCTTACTATGGAGCCCGGCCGGAAGGGAACGAAAATAGGAGAAGCTTTGCGGCGACTCAATAACTCTACCCGGCAGCGTTGTATCGCCTTCCTGCTGAGTGATTTCCTGGACCCCGACTTTAATGATGACCTGAAAGTAGCCGGCAAAAAGCATGACCTGGTAGGTATTAAAGTATACGATAAAATGGATATGCAATTGCCGGATGCCGGGCTGCTGGAATTGCAGGATGCGGAGACTGGTGAGCGGCAATGGATTGATACCAGTGATTTTACGGTACGGCAACAATACCAGGAAGTTTTCTTCCGGCATACGAACTATTGCAAGTACGTCTTTACGCATGCCGGTAGTGATCTATTGCATATCCGCACAGACGAAGACTATGTGAAAGTGCTACAGAAATTCTTTATTGGCCGTAATAAGTAA
- a CDS encoding pepsin/retropepsin-like aspartic protease family protein — MVRYIIAGICLLSCTLGTNAQVLVKAYIDRDKILVGEDIILTLDVRAPLGQPVTWFNLDTLPHFEFIDKGKIDTVEGVDGKKWQQQLTITSYDSGYWQIPALSLKVGDKTYYADSLGVQVGYSNADLSQDYKDIKEIENVPDTETGYIPWIIGAATLVAIALLFWLFRKKKKTAAPVPVAIALTPFDEAIQALEALRKKDLPGKGQIKHYYTGLNDILRVFVRRKLNIASLEKTNEELISELKKQRLHEDYFRELANALRMADFVKFARYEPGAEDNAKNYAIIESAIKTLNNIP, encoded by the coding sequence ATGGTACGATATATTATAGCTGGGATTTGTTTGTTGAGCTGTACACTTGGCACCAATGCACAGGTATTGGTAAAGGCTTATATTGACCGCGATAAAATACTCGTTGGCGAAGACATTATCCTCACGCTCGATGTACGCGCTCCGCTTGGCCAGCCTGTTACCTGGTTTAACCTCGACACACTACCCCATTTTGAATTTATAGATAAAGGAAAGATAGACACGGTGGAAGGCGTGGATGGAAAAAAATGGCAACAACAGCTAACCATCACCAGCTATGATTCAGGATACTGGCAGATACCCGCTTTATCGCTGAAGGTAGGCGACAAAACCTACTATGCTGATTCGCTGGGGGTACAGGTGGGTTATTCCAATGCCGATCTCTCACAGGATTATAAGGACATTAAGGAGATAGAGAACGTACCTGATACGGAAACCGGCTACATTCCCTGGATCATAGGCGCTGCTACACTCGTAGCCATCGCTCTCCTGTTCTGGTTATTCAGGAAGAAGAAAAAAACAGCGGCGCCTGTACCGGTAGCCATAGCGCTTACACCTTTCGACGAGGCCATACAGGCCCTGGAAGCCTTGCGTAAAAAGGACCTTCCCGGCAAAGGACAAATAAAACATTACTATACAGGTCTCAATGATATTCTGCGGGTATTCGTGCGCCGTAAGCTCAACATTGCTTCACTGGAAAAGACCAATGAAGAGCTGATCAGTGAATTGAAGAAGCAACGCCTGCATGAAGACTATTTCCGTGAGCTGGCAAATGCTTTGCGCATGGCCGACTTTGTAAAGTTCGCCCGGTATGAACCAGGCGCTGAGGACAATGCAAAGAACTATGCCATCATTGAATCTGCTATTAAAACACTTAATAACATTCCTTAA
- a CDS encoding vWA domain-containing protein — MLYDWFQHIDFAYPWAFSGFLLLPLMVYWYLTRYTAQQATVMVSSTAFIRKSSSWKKTFRHALLVLRLLAVTCVIIALARPQTRNDEELKMGEGIDIILCLDVSGSMFAQDLLPNRLEASKAVAAEFVDRRPTDRIGVVIFSGESFTLVPLTTDKQILKSQIYNIQRGMLEDGTAIGDGLGVSVDRLKSSPAKTKIIILLTDGENQGGLIDPLTGKDLARAHHIRVYSIGVGTDGYAPMPVPDGMGGAVIRRQKVNIDEKLMRLIAEETGGLYFRARDNESLKNIYGEIDKLEKSKIEVTTLKRYTERFFPFALAAAALLLLEIILRYTLFRKFP; from the coding sequence TTGTTATACGACTGGTTTCAACATATTGATTTTGCTTATCCCTGGGCTTTCAGTGGTTTCCTGCTGCTACCCCTGATGGTGTATTGGTACCTCACCAGGTATACTGCACAGCAGGCTACCGTGATGGTTTCTTCCACCGCATTTATAAGAAAAAGCAGCTCCTGGAAAAAGACGTTCCGGCATGCTTTGCTGGTGCTGCGGTTATTGGCAGTGACTTGTGTTATCATTGCCCTGGCGCGCCCGCAAACCCGCAATGATGAAGAGCTGAAAATGGGTGAAGGTATTGATATCATATTATGCCTGGATGTGAGTGGCAGTATGTTCGCACAGGACCTGTTGCCCAACAGGCTGGAAGCCAGCAAGGCGGTAGCGGCGGAATTTGTAGACCGGCGCCCCACCGATCGTATCGGGGTAGTCATCTTTTCGGGAGAGAGCTTTACGCTGGTACCCTTAACCACCGATAAGCAGATCTTAAAATCACAGATATACAACATTCAGCGCGGGATGCTGGAAGATGGAACAGCCATTGGCGATGGCCTGGGGGTGAGTGTAGACCGCCTGAAAAGCTCTCCGGCTAAAACAAAGATCATTATCCTGCTTACAGACGGAGAGAACCAGGGAGGATTGATCGATCCGCTCACAGGTAAAGACCTGGCCAGGGCGCACCATATCCGCGTGTACAGCATTGGCGTGGGTACAGATGGCTATGCACCTATGCCGGTACCGGATGGTATGGGTGGGGCCGTAATACGGCGGCAGAAAGTGAACATTGACGAGAAACTCATGCGCCTCATTGCTGAAGAAACCGGCGGACTGTATTTCAGGGCCAGGGACAATGAAAGCCTGAAGAACATCTACGGTGAAATTGATAAACTGGAGAAATCCAAAATTGAGGTAACTACCTTAAAACGCTATACAGAACGCTTCTTTCCATTTGCATTGGCCGCGGCTGCCTTACTTTTGCTGGAAATAATATTACGCTACACCCTATTCAGAAAGTTCCCTTAA
- the rsgA gene encoding ribosome small subunit-dependent GTPase A, translating to MKALVYKSTGSWYVVKTEAGQVLNARIKGVFKIDGITSTNPIAVGDEVEVETENEGEGTVMITEILPRRNYITRQSPSHKKQHHIVASNLDQSLLFATLRDPKTSQGFIDRFLVTCEAYHIPALIVFNKADLYKKKEQEQYEVLQAMYNDIGYTTVLMSVPKGEGVEEVKDLLKDKITLMSGHSGVGKSTFINSIFPELKLKTQDVSGWSGKGMHTTTFAEMFDLPFGGKIIDTPGMREFGLVDISKQELSHYFPEMAKRINDCQFNNCLHINEPGCAVKKAVEDGIIYEERFFSYYKILESIEEKEY from the coding sequence ATGAAAGCATTAGTATACAAATCAACAGGCAGTTGGTATGTGGTGAAAACCGAAGCAGGACAGGTATTGAATGCACGTATCAAAGGGGTGTTTAAAATTGATGGCATTACTTCCACCAATCCTATTGCGGTGGGCGATGAGGTGGAAGTGGAAACAGAAAATGAAGGCGAGGGCACCGTTATGATCACGGAAATATTGCCCCGCAGGAACTACATTACCCGGCAATCGCCTTCCCATAAAAAACAGCACCATATTGTAGCTTCCAACCTGGATCAGTCTTTACTCTTTGCCACCCTGCGGGACCCTAAAACCTCTCAGGGGTTTATTGACCGTTTCCTGGTCACCTGTGAAGCGTACCATATACCGGCCCTCATCGTCTTTAATAAAGCCGACCTGTACAAGAAAAAAGAACAGGAACAATATGAAGTCCTCCAGGCTATGTACAACGACATTGGCTATACCACTGTACTCATGTCGGTACCCAAGGGAGAAGGTGTAGAAGAAGTGAAAGACCTGTTGAAAGATAAGATCACGCTCATGAGTGGGCATTCAGGTGTAGGTAAGTCTACTTTTATCAATTCCATCTTTCCGGAACTGAAGCTGAAGACCCAGGATGTAAGTGGCTGGAGCGGTAAGGGGATGCACACCACCACCTTTGCAGAAATGTTTGACCTGCCTTTTGGCGGTAAGATCATTGATACGCCGGGTATGCGGGAATTTGGGCTGGTGGATATATCCAAACAGGAATTGTCGCATTACTTCCCGGAAATGGCTAAGCGCATCAATGACTGCCAGTTCAACAATTGCCTCCACATCAATGAGCCGGGTTGTGCAGTAAAAAAAGCGGTGGAGGATGGCATTATCTATGAAGAGCGTTTCTTCAGCTACTATAAAATACTCGAATCCATAGAAGAAAAAGAATACTAA
- a CDS encoding gamma carbonic anhydrase family protein → MPVILHVDGTYPTFGDNVFIAPNATIVGDVVMGNDCSIWFNAVVRGDVNSIRMGNKVNIQDGAVIHCTYKKTKTIIGNNVSVGHNAIVHGCTIHDNVLIGMGAIIMDNVVIGSHSIVAAGAVVLEGTQIPEGTIYAGVPAKRVKTIDQSQIQGEIDRIANNYVKYADWFRDQVTEEK, encoded by the coding sequence ATGCCTGTCATATTACATGTAGATGGAACCTATCCCACCTTTGGCGATAACGTTTTTATAGCCCCCAATGCCACCATCGTAGGTGATGTGGTAATGGGCAATGATTGCAGTATCTGGTTCAATGCCGTTGTACGTGGGGATGTTAACAGCATCCGCATGGGCAATAAGGTAAATATCCAGGATGGCGCAGTGATCCACTGCACGTACAAAAAAACCAAAACCATCATTGGTAATAATGTATCTGTTGGCCATAATGCCATCGTGCACGGCTGCACTATTCACGACAATGTGCTTATTGGTATGGGCGCTATTATTATGGACAATGTGGTCATTGGCAGCCATAGTATCGTTGCCGCCGGCGCCGTCGTACTGGAGGGTACCCAGATACCCGAGGGAACGATCTATGCCGGCGTACCTGCCAAAAGAGTAAAAACTATTGACCAATCTCAAATCCAAGGTGAAATCGACAGAATAGCAAACAATTATGTGAAGTATGCCGACTGGTTTCGCGACCAGGTGACAGAGGAAAAATAG
- a CDS encoding aspartate aminotransferase family protein, whose amino-acid sequence MNQRELFFRHVAQTSAAPLALEIVKAEGSRLWDADGKEYIDLIAGISVCNVGHRHPRVIKAIRKQLDDYLHILVYGEMIESPQVQYAKLLTDHLPGSLDSVYFTNSGAEAVEGAMKLAKRVTGRTQVIAFNQSYHGSTQGALSIIGDEYWRRAFRPLLPDILHLEHNSLEAIEAITERTACVIAEPVQAERGVYTPSKAWMQALRKKCTETGALLVLDEIQTGFGRTGTLWAFEQFNITPDILLLGKALGGGMPLGAFIAGKDIMGHLTDNPVLGHITTFGGHPVCCAAGGAALKVLLKETLVQEVKKKEALFIKLLQHPAIKAVRSNGLMIAVEFDSYETNKKVIDRCIAEGVLTDWFLFAANCLRIVPPLTISPKEIKRACKVILGAINLRSLQ is encoded by the coding sequence ATGAATCAACGGGAGTTATTTTTTCGTCATGTGGCGCAAACCTCTGCAGCGCCGCTGGCATTGGAGATCGTCAAAGCTGAAGGCAGCCGCCTGTGGGATGCCGATGGGAAGGAATATATTGACCTCATTGCGGGTATTAGTGTCTGCAATGTGGGCCACCGTCACCCACGGGTCATTAAGGCCATCCGGAAGCAACTGGATGATTACCTGCATATACTGGTGTATGGGGAAATGATCGAGTCGCCGCAGGTGCAATATGCCAAGCTGCTCACAGACCATTTGCCGGGCTCCCTGGATTCGGTCTATTTTACCAATTCCGGGGCCGAAGCCGTGGAGGGCGCCATGAAACTGGCCAAACGGGTGACCGGCAGAACGCAGGTCATTGCCTTTAACCAAAGTTACCATGGCTCCACGCAGGGCGCGCTGAGCATTATAGGCGATGAATACTGGCGGCGGGCTTTCCGTCCCCTGCTGCCGGATATATTGCACCTGGAGCATAATTCCCTGGAGGCAATCGAGGCCATTACAGAACGTACCGCCTGCGTGATTGCAGAGCCTGTACAGGCTGAACGGGGGGTATATACACCCTCCAAAGCATGGATGCAGGCCCTGCGTAAAAAATGCACCGAAACAGGCGCCCTGCTGGTGCTGGATGAGATACAAACCGGTTTTGGCCGTACCGGTACCTTATGGGCCTTTGAACAGTTTAATATTACTCCCGATATCCTGTTGCTGGGTAAGGCCCTGGGCGGCGGCATGCCGCTGGGGGCTTTCATCGCCGGGAAAGACATCATGGGCCACCTGACTGATAATCCTGTATTGGGACATATTACCACATTCGGCGGCCACCCGGTTTGCTGTGCGGCCGGAGGGGCGGCACTGAAAGTATTGCTGAAAGAAACGCTGGTGCAGGAAGTGAAAAAGAAAGAAGCCCTCTTTATAAAACTATTACAGCATCCGGCTATTAAGGCCGTCCGCTCTAATGGACTGATGATTGCTGTGGAATTTGACAGCTATGAAACCAATAAAAAGGTTATTGACAGGTGCATAGCCGAAGGGGTATTGACAGACTGGTTCCTCTTTGCTGCCAACTGCCTGCGCATTGTGCCACCGCTGACCATATCTCCCAAAGAGATCAAACGGGCCTGCAAGGTGATCCTCGGGGCAATTAATCTTCGATCTCTACAATGA